The following are from one region of the Silurus meridionalis isolate SWU-2019-XX chromosome 25, ASM1480568v1, whole genome shotgun sequence genome:
- the trim32 gene encoding E3 ubiquitin-protein ligase TRIM32: protein MAAVSFLDPDLVREVLECPICFETYNQDELRPKLLLCGHSVCRQCLEKLLASTINGVRCPFCSKVSRMSSISMLADNLTVLKIIDCASSCDSTAGLMCKSCKNRLPRQYCCDCAVVLCDACKVEGHQHEGHTVQTIRAAAEQRRTDLGERLVNLRDSMANIQKKKAVIDNVSKSLRLKYKAVQQEYARAELQLQEELGRSRRAFTASLAEVEKLNSQILEEQTYLLNIAEVQVVSRCDYLTMRIKQTDTAFLEGAGSNDEEELDVKSNLPVLLKLQEPELLKAENPQSLDVGQLMTKQCTVNIDEEDGLELAAAAAMADDTTAPAPVDMYHEVDMTSTVEEAVCASPGSFKSKSVDGGGPATGGATGGQLCQYVKKMGCKGNLPGMFNLPVSICVTPQGDVLVADRGNYRIQIFNRKGFQREIRRNPNSIDSFVLSFLGADLPNLIPLSIAITPQGLIGVTDNYDNSVKVYTTDGHCIACHKNQLIKPWGIAAMPSGQFVVSDVEGGKLWCLLVDRNVGVVNYNKLCSAVRPKFVTCDSSGTVYFTQGLGLNIENRHNEHHLEGGFSIGSVGTDGQLGKQLSHFFSETEDFRCITGMCVDTNGDLLVTDSGRKEILQFPKEGGYNILIQEGLTCPVGVAVTQKGQLLVLDCWDHCVKVYTYLQKRRSSTC from the coding sequence ATGGCAGCTGTTTCATTTCTGGATCCAGACCTGGTGCGGGAGGTGCTGGAGTGCCCCATCTGCTTCGAAACCTACAATCAAGACGAGCTCCGCCCCAAACTGCTCCTGTGTGGCCACTCGGTGTGCCGTCAGTGCCTGGAGAAGCTGCTGGCGAGCACCATTAACGGCGTGCGATGCccgttttgcagtaaggtatccCGTATGAGCAGCATCTCCATGCTGGCTGACAATCTCACGGTGCTGAAGATCATCGActgtgcgagctcgtgcgactCGACGGCCGGCCTCATGTGCAAGTCGTGCAAGAACCGGCTGCCGCGTCAGTACTGCTGCGACTGTGCCGTGGTACTGTGCGATGCCTGCAAGGTGGAAGGCCATCAGCATGAAGGACACACCGTGCAGACAATCCGTGCCGCCGCCGAACAGCGTCGCACGGACCTTGGCGAAAGGTTGGTGAACCTTCGAGATAGCATGGCTAATATTCAGAAGAAGAAAGCAGTTATCGATAACGTTTCGAAATCCCTGCGTCTGAAGTACAAAGCGGTCCAGCAAGAATATGCGAGGGCCGAGCTGCAGCTTCAGGAGGAGCTCGGGCGTTCGCGCCGGGCCTTCACAGCGTCTCTGGCAGAGGTCGAGAAGCTCAATTCTCAGATCCTCGAAGAGCAAACGTACCTCCTGAACATCGCTGAGGTCCAGGTTGTGTCTCGGTGTGACTACTTGACAATGAGGATTAAGCAGACCGACACTGCTTTTCTCGAAGGAGCAGGAAGTAACGATGAAGAAGAGCTCGATGTCAAAAGCAATCTACCTGTTCTCCTAAAACTGCAAGAACCTGAGCTGCTCAAAGCAGAGAACCCGCAGTCTTTAGATGTGGGGCAGCTGATGACCAAGCAGTGTACCGTTAACATCGATGAAGAGGACGGCTTGGAGTTAGCTGCTGCAGCCGCCATGGCCGATGACACTACTGCCCCTGCCCCTGTAGATATGTATCATGAAGTGGATATGACAAGCACAGTAGAGGAAGCTGTTTGCGCCTCACCTGGCAGCTTCAAATCCAAATCTGTGGATGGCGGTGGACCTGCGACAGGTGGAGCAACCGGAGGTCAGCTATGTCAGTATGTAAAGAAGATGGGGTGCAAAGGGAACCTCCCGGGCATGTTCAACCTTCCCGTGAGCATCTGTGTAACTCCTCAGGGCGACGTTCTGGTGGCGGACCGAGGCAATTACCGGATTCAGATCTTTAACCGCAAGGGCTTCCAACGTGAGATCCGCCGCAACCCGAACAGCATCGACAGCTTCGTCTTGAGCTTCCTAGGTGCTGATCTTCCCAATCTCATCCCTCTGTCCATCGCAATCACCCCTCAGGGACTCATCGGCGTCACTGATAACTACGATAATTCAGTCAAGGTTTACACGACAGACGGGCACTGTATCGCATGCCACAAGAACCAGCTGATCAAGCCATGGGGGATCGCTGCCATGCCTTCAGGGCAGTTTGTCGTATCTGATGTGGAAGGAGGCAAGCTGTGGTGCTTGTTGGTGGATCGTAACGTCGGGGTCGTGAACTACAACAAGTTGTGCTCGGCAGTTAGGCCTAAGTTTGTGACTTGCGACTCTTCAGGGACAGTGTACTTTACACAAGGATTAGGTCTGAATATCGAGAACAGGCATAACGAGCACCACCTGGAAGGCGGTTTCTCCATCGGGTCAGTCGGGACTGACGGTCAGCTCGGGAAACAGCTGAGCCACTTCTTCTCTGAAACGGAGGATTTCCGGTGCATCACAGGAATGTGCGTGGACACCAACGGGGACCTCCTGGTGACGGACAGTGGACGGAAGGAAATCCTGCAGTTCCCCAAGGAAGGCGGTTATAACATCCTGATTCAAGAGGGACTGACGTGTCCTGTCGGGGTGGCCGTCACACAAAAAGGACAGCTTCTGGTTTTAGATTGCTGGGACCACTGCGTCAAGGTGTATACCTATTTACAAAAGCGGCGCTCGTCGACTTGTTGA